One Thunnus thynnus chromosome 18, fThuThy2.1, whole genome shotgun sequence genomic region harbors:
- the med23 gene encoding mediator of RNA polymerase II transcription subunit 23 isoform X1, with protein MALSMETQLQSIFEDVVKTEIIEEAFAGMFMDTPEDERTKLISCLGAFRQYWGTLPQESHEQCVQWIVRFIHSQHSPKRISFLYDCLAMAVETSLLPPRMVCVALISSDNLEWERTQLWALTFKLIRKIIGGVDYKGVRDLLKAVLDKIQTIPTTISSAVVQQLLAGREVVEYILDRNACLLPAYFAVTEIRKLYPEGQLSHWLLGSLISDFVDSFRPTARINSICGRCSLLPVVNNSGAICNSWKLDPTTLRFPLRGMLPFDKDLFEPQTGLLRYVLEQPYSREMVCNMLGLNKQTLNIAQHKQRCPVLEEQLVDLVVYAMERSETEEHFDADIGGTSQLLWQHLSSQLIFFVLFQFASFPHMVLSLHQKLAGRGLIKGRDHLMWVLLQFISGSIQKNALADFLPVMKLFDLLYPEKECIPVPDINKPQSTHSFAMTCIWIHLNRKAQNDNSKLQIPIPHSLKLHHEFLQQSLRNKTLGMSDYKIALLCNAYSTNSECFTLPMGVLVETIYGNGNMRINLPGTNCMASGSVTPLPMNLLDSLTVHAKMSLIHSIATRVIKLAHAKSSIALAPALVETYSRLLVYMEIESLGIKGFISQLLPNVFKSHAWGILHTLLEMFSYRMHHIQPHYRVQLLSHLHNLAAVPQTNQNQLHLCVESTALRLITALGSSEVQPQFTRFLNDPKTVLSAESEELNRALILTLARATHVTDFFTGSDSIHGTWCKDILQTIMAFTPHNWASHTLSCFPAPLQAFFKQNNVPQESRFNLKKNVEEEYRKWKSMANENDIITHFSMQGSPPLFLCLLWKMLLETDHINQIGFRVLERIGARALVAHVRTFADFLVYEFSTSAGGQQLNKCIEILNDMVWKYNIVTLDRLILCLAMRSHEGNEAQVCYFIIQLLLLKPNDFRNRVNDFVKENAPEHWLQSDWHNKHMSYHKKYPEKLYFEGLADQVNPPMQLQHQYLPIYFGNVCLRFLPVFDIVIHRFLELLPVSKSLETLLDHLGGLYKFHDRPVTYLYNTLHYYERHLRDRTNLKRKLVHAIMSSLKDNRTPGWCLSETYLKFGMNPREDNVWIPDDTYYCKLIGRLVDTMAGKSPGPFPNCDWRFNEFPNPAAHALHVTCVELMALAVPGKDVGNALLNVVLKSQPLVPRENITAWMNAIGLVITALPEPYWIVLHDRIVSVIGSPALTSETEWAGYPFALLDFTACHQSYSEMNCSYVLALAHAVWHHSSIGQLSLIPKFLSETLKPIVQTEFQLLYVYHLVGPFLQRFQQERTRCMLEIGVAFYEMLQAVDQHCQHLSYMDPICDFLYHIKYMYTGDSVKEQVEKIIMTLRPAMKLRLRFITHTSKIETSSSAAAAAAAAAAAAASSSSSSSSAPTASSSTPQPSSSSSSSLSSSAAAASPSSTQHTHTPM; from the exons ATGGCGCTTTCGATGGAAACGCAGCTCCAGAGCATCTTTGAGGATGTTGTG aaAACTGAGATAATAGAAGAGGCCTTTGCTGG gatGTTTATGGACACTCCAGAGGATGAGAGGACGAAACTGATCAGTTGTCTTGGAGCCTTCAGACAATACTGGGGAACGCTACCACAg GAGTCCCATGAACAGTGTGTGCAGTGGATCGTGCGGTTTATACACAGCCAGCACAGCCCCAAAAGAATCTCCTTCCTCTACGACTGTCTCGCGATGGCTGTGGAGACCAGTCTGTTGCCGCCCAg GATGGTGTGTGTCGCCCTGATAAGCTCAGACAATTTGGAGTGGGAGAGGACTCAGTTGTGGGCCTTAACTTTCAAACTGATTCGAAAGATCATCGGAGGGGTGGACTACAAG ggtgTTCGAGACCTGTTGAAAGCTGTACTGGATAAAATTCAGACCATTCCTACCACTATCAGCTCAGCTGTAGTACAACAGCTGCTGGCTGGCAGAGAG GTGGTAGAGTATATACTGGACAGAAACGCCTGCCTGCTCCCAGCCTACTTCGCCGTCACAGAAATCAGAAAACTGTATCCAGAGGGACAACTGTCACACTGG CTGCTAGGCAGTTTGATATCAGATTTTGTGGACAGCTTCAGACCCACAGCCAGAATCAACTCTATTTGTG gtcGGTGCAGCCTGTTACCGGTCGTGAATAACAGCGGGGCCATCTGTAACTCCTGGAAATTAGACCCCACTACCCTCCGCTTCCCTCTGAGAGGCATGCTGCCATTTGACAAG GACCTGTTTGAGCCACAGACGGGTTTGCTGCGCTACGTGTTAGAACAGCCGTACTCTAGAGAGATGGTCTGCAACATGTTAGGACTCAACAAGCAG ACTCTGAACATTGCCCAG CATAAGCAACGCTGCCCCGTGTTGGAGGAGCAGCTGGTGGACCTGGTGGTCTACGCCATGGAGCGCTCGGAGACCGAGGAACACTTTGACGCAGACATTGGAGGAACTAGCCAGTTGCTGTGGCAGCACCTCTCCTCCCAGCTCATCTTCTTTGTGTTGTTTCAGTTTGCCAGCTTCCCACACATGGTGCTGTCGTTGCATCAGAAG CTTGCAGGTAGAGGTCTTATTAAAGGGAGAGACCACCTGATGTGGGTCTTGCTGCAGTTCATATCAGGAAGCATTCAGAAGAACGCCTTAGCCGACTTCCTGCCTGTCATGAAGCTCTTTGACCTGCTGTACCCAGAAAAAGAG tGCATTCCAGTTCCTGACATTAACAAGCCCCAGTCGACTCATTCCTTCGCCATGACGTGCATCTGGATCCACCTGAACCGCAAAGCTCAGAACGACAACTCTAAACTACAAATACCCATACCGCACTCTCTGAAACTACACCACGA GTTTCTCCAGCAGTCGTTGCGTAACAAGACCCTGGGCATGTCCGACTATAAGATCGCCCTGCTCTGTAATGCCTACAGCACCAACTCTGAGTGCTTCACACTGCCGATGGGCGTCCTGGTAGAGACCATCTACGGAAACGGAAATATGAGGATCAACCTGCCCGGCACCAACTGTATGGCATCAGGATCTGTCACCCCGCTACCCATGAACCTGCTGGACTCACTCACTGTACATGCGAAGATGAG TTTGATCCATAGTATCGCCACGCGGGTCATAAAGTTGGCCCATGCTAAATCCAGCATCGCCCTGGCCCCTGCGCTGGTCGAAACATACAGCAGACTGTTGGTCTACATGGAGATCGAGTCCTTGGGCATCAAAGGATTCATCA GCCAGTTGTTGCCCAACGTGTTTAAGTCTCACGCTTGGGGAATCCTTCACACGTTACTGGAGATGTTCAGCTACAGGATGCATCACATCCAGCCGCACTACAGAGTCCAGCTACTGAGTCATCTACACAATCTGGCTGCCGTGCCCCAGACCAACCAGAACCAGCTGCATCTATG TGTCGAGAGCACAGCTTTGCGTTTGATCACAGCGTTGGGTAGTTCGGAGGTGCAGCCTCAGTTCACTCGCTTCCTCAACGACCCGAAGACGGTTCTGTCGGCCGAGTCTGAAGAGCTGAACCGAGCCCTGATCCTCACCCTGGCCAGAGCCACACACGTCACTG ATTTTTTCACAGGGTCCGACTCCATCCACGGGACTTGGTGTAAAGACATTCTCCAGACCATCATGGCCTTCACACCTCATAACTGGGCTTCACACACCCTGTCCTGCTTCCCTGCTCCACTACAG GCGTTCTTCAAACAGAACAACGTTCCTCAGGAGTCCCGTTTCAACCTGAAGAAGAACGTGGAAGAAGAGTACAGGAAGTGGAAGTCCATGGCCAATGAGAACGACATCATTACCCACTTCTCCATGCAGGGCTCaccccctctcttcctctgtctgctgTGGAAGATGCTGCTAGAGACGGACCACATTAACCAGATAGGCTTCAG GGTCTTGGAGCGTATCGGGGCTCGCGCACTGGTGGCTCACGTGCGCACATTTGCCGACTTCCTCGTCTATGAGTTCTCGACTTCAGCCGGTGGACAGCAGCTCAACAAGTGCATCGAAATACTCAACGACATGGTCTGGAAATACAACATCGTCACCCTGGACAGACTCATCCTGTGTCTG GCGATGCGTAGCCATGAGGGCAATGAGGCACAGGTGTGTTACTTCATaatccagctgctgctgctaaagCCCAACGACTTCAGGAACCGAGTCAACGATTTTGTCAAGGAGAATGCTCCTGAGCACTGGCTGCAGAGTGACTGGCACAACAAGCACATGAGCTACCACAAG AAATACCCAGAGAAGTTGTACTTTGAGGGTCTTGCAGACCAAGTCAACCCTCCCATGCAGCTCCAGCATCAGTACCTGCCCATTTACTTCGGCAACGTGTGTCTGCGCTTCCTTCCTGTCTTTGACATCGTCATCCACCGCTTCCTGGAGCTCCTTCCTGTCTCCAAGTCGTTGGAAACACTGCTGGATCATCTGGGAGGGCTGTACAAGTTCCACG accGTCCAGTGACCTACCTCTACAACACCCTTCACTACTACGAGCGacacctgagagacagaacCAACCTGAAGAGAAAACTGGTGCATGCCATCATGTCTTCGTTGAAG GACAACCGAACCCCAGGTTGGTGCCTTAGTGAAACGTATCTGAAGTTTGGCATGAACCCCAGAGAAGACAACGTGTGGATCCCTGACGACACCTACTACTGCAAGCTGATTGGACGTCTGGTGGACA CCATGGCGGGAAAGTCACCTGGCCCGTTCCCCAACTGTGACTGGAGGTTCAACGAGTTCCCCAACCCTGCAGCGCACGCCCTACACGTCACCTGCGTGGAGCTGATGGCTTTGGCCGTGCCGGGAAAAGATGTCGGCAACGCTCTGCTCAATGTGGTGCTAAAGAG CCAACCTCTTGTTCCCAGAGAGAATATCACAGCCTGGATGAACGCCATTGGACTTGTCATCACTGCACTGCCT GAACCCTACTGGATCGTTCTCCACGACCGCATCGTGTCTGTGATTGGATCTCCGGCGCTGACGTCAGAGACGGAGTGGGCCGGCTATCCCTTTGCCTTGCTGGACTTCACAGCCTGCCACCAGAGCTACAGCGAAATGAACTGCAGTTATGTGCTAGCGTTAGCACACGCTGTCTGGCATCACTCATCCATCGGACAGCTGTCTCTGATTCCCAA attTCTGTCAGAAACACTGAAGCCCATCGTCCAGACAGAGTTCCAGTTACTCTACGTGTATCACCTGGTCGGGCCGTTCCTGCAGCGCTTCCAGCAGGAGAGGACACGATGCATGTTGGAG ATCGGCGTGGCCTTCTACGAGATGCTCCAGGCGGTGGACCAACACTGTCAACATCTTAGCTACATGGACCCAATCTGTGACTTCCTCTACCACATCAAATACATGTACACTGGAGATAGTGTGAAGGAGCAG GTGGAGAAAATCATCATGACTCTGCGTCCGGCCATGAAGCTGCGTCTGCGCTTCATCACGCACACCAGCAAGATAGAGACTTCATCATCAGCtgccgctgccgccgccgccgccgccg
- the il20ra gene encoding interleukin-20 receptor subunit alpha, whose amino-acid sequence MWTVFIFLILEALYCKVSSSPPSPINVTFSSVNLWNVVHWFPGHGTPDDTHFTVQYAIYGDRVEGSKGRRVNWRAVQHCTEIVRSWCDLSNETSDLEQGYHAKVRAVGRRASSKWVITRRFDPKSDTTFGPPFLSVEIENNSAIISLKGPMKYLPTNQTPGISMATLYPHMTYYLYIHNTRRDQMHHIPVVSSPYKYHLMEYDTKYCFSAKSRFLSMPVECQSSAWHCITMSRDPVIGQLQRVVVGIVVSSACMCMLLVVGYLLYHYLTGKGQKSPYILDTPSFHSAPLTFPPEKPNLILITVMKDELSSVTDSIISKPACPNKLQLHIADPPPIYTPQRSETPPEPEDLLDDLSVDYGVVGIAETTDGGEGKGGYWRQDGEKDGNNLRGERQKCVARDRNDKKEWRIEDDCPAGGYASQTAFPKKSTHAHVHLQTHTQTERSTLVQAHAWSEVNPVLLTQTQASLQSFQGTSKSEVDREREDRERSGLFVNINPQTGFFHIPLNLSTKWEGGMEGRTDRKIDEGVGEGSESENVPLLCAYASQNIKPMPTPYTGQSHFLSDDHNVLRLASAQEEEEEEEEGAICVNWDPETRKLVLPKMEINKEGGLDGLLQGERGREDRMGGEEEVKTMKDDLRLESVFVRQASEEEAEAQRGMETAWEADDIMTKWNLVISMDQ is encoded by the exons ATGTggacagttttcatttttctgattCTCGAGGCTCTGTACTGTAAAG tctcctcatctcctcccaGCCCCATCAATGTCACCTTCTCTTCTGTGAATCTGTGGAACGTGGTGCATTGGTTCCCAGGACATGGCACACCGGATGACACACACTTCACGGTGCAGTATGCCAT CTACGGGGACAGAGTTGAGGGAAGCAAAGGAAGACGGGTGAACTGGAGGGCCGTGCAGCACTGTACAGAAATAGTGCGGAGCTGGTGTGATCTGTCCAATGAGACGTCGGACCTGGAGCAGGGGTACCACGCCAAGGTTCGTGCTGTGGGCAGGAGAGCATCGTCCAAATGGGTTATCACACGGAGATTCGATCCAAAGTCAGACA CTACTTTTGGGCCTCCGTTCCTTTCTGTGGAAATAGAGAACAACAGTGCCATCATAAGTCTGAAGGGACCAATGAAATATCTGCCCACCAACCAAACCCCGGGGATTTCCATGGCAACACTCTACCCCCATATGACCTACTACCTCTACATCCACAATACACGTCGTGACCAGATG CACCATATCCCAGTGGTCTCCAGTCCGTATAAATATCACCTGATGGAGTACGATACCAAGTACTGCTTCTCTGCAAAATCAAGATTCCTCTCCATGCCTGTCGAGTGCCAATCCTCAGCGTGGCACTGCATAACTATGTCTCGAG ATCCTGTGATTGGACAGCTGCAGAGGGTGGTTGTGGGTATCGTTGTATCATCTGCGTGCATGTGTATGCTTTTGGTGGTTGGCTACCTTCTCTATCATTACCTGACGGGAAAAGGACAGAAGAGCCCATATATCTTG GACACACCTTCATTCCACTCTGCCCCTCTGACCTTCCCCCCTGAGAAACCTAACCTCATCCTCATCACTGTCATGAAAGATGAGCTATCATCAGTCACCGACAGCATCATCTCAAAGCCTGCATGCCCCAATAAGCTGCAGTTACACATCGCAGATCCCCCGCCAATTTACACCCCCCAGAGGTCTGAAACACCCCCAGAGCCTGAGGACCTCTTGGATGATTTGTCTGTTGACTACGGAGTTGTTGGCATAGCTGAGACCACTGATGGAGGAGAAGGGAAAGGAGGATATTGGAGGCAAGACGGAGAAAAAGATGGGAATAATCTGAGAGGTGAACGCCAGAAATGTGTAGCACGAGACCGCAACGACAAGAAAGAGTGGAGGATTGAGGATGATTGCCCCGCTGGAGGTTATGCTTCTCAGACAGCGTTCCCAAAGAAGTCAACCCACGCACACgtacacctgcagacacacacacagacagagaggagcacACTTGTGCAAGCGCATGCATGGTCCGAGGTAAATCCAGTGTTACTGACCCAAACTCAGGCAtcattacagtcttttcaggGAACAAGCAAGAGTGAGgtggacagagagagggaggatagAGAGCGTTCAGGTTTATTTGTGAACATAAACCCACAAACTGGCTTCTTCCACATCCCTTTAAATCTGTCAACAaagtgggagggagggatggaaggaAGAACAGACAGGAAGATAGATGAAGGTGTGGGAGAAGGAAGTGAGAGTGAGAACGTACCCCTCCTTTGTGCTTATGCCTCTCAAAACATCAAACCCATGCCCACCCCCTACACCGGCCAATCACATTTCTTATCAGATGACCACAATGTTCTGAGACTGGCATcagcacaggaggaggaggaggaggaggaggaaggagctATTTGTGTTAACTGGGATCCTGAAACTAGGAAATTAGTGTTGCCAAAGATGGAGATCAACAAGGAGGGAGGTTTAGATGGGTtactgcagggagagagaggaagagaggacaggatgggaggtgaggaggaggtgaagacgATGAAGGACGACTTGAGGTTGGAGAGTGTGTTTGTCAGACAAGCATctgaggaggaggcagaggcaCAGAGAGGGATGGAAACAGCATGGGAGGCGGACGATATTATGACTAAATGGAACTTAGTGATCTCGATGGATCAGTAG
- the med23 gene encoding mediator of RNA polymerase II transcription subunit 23 isoform X2, producing MALSMETQLQSIFEDVVKTEIIEEAFAGMFMDTPEDERTKLISCLGAFRQYWGTLPQESHEQCVQWIVRFIHSQHSPKRISFLYDCLAMAVETSLLPPRMVCVALISSDNLEWERTQLWALTFKLIRKIIGGVDYKGVRDLLKAVLDKIQTIPTTISSAVVQQLLAGREVVEYILDRNACLLPAYFAVTEIRKLYPEGQLSHWLLGSLISDFVDSFRPTARINSICGRCSLLPVVNNSGAICNSWKLDPTTLRFPLRGMLPFDKDLFEPQTGLLRYVLEQPYSREMVCNMLGLNKQHKQRCPVLEEQLVDLVVYAMERSETEEHFDADIGGTSQLLWQHLSSQLIFFVLFQFASFPHMVLSLHQKLAGRGLIKGRDHLMWVLLQFISGSIQKNALADFLPVMKLFDLLYPEKECIPVPDINKPQSTHSFAMTCIWIHLNRKAQNDNSKLQIPIPHSLKLHHEFLQQSLRNKTLGMSDYKIALLCNAYSTNSECFTLPMGVLVETIYGNGNMRINLPGTNCMASGSVTPLPMNLLDSLTVHAKMSLIHSIATRVIKLAHAKSSIALAPALVETYSRLLVYMEIESLGIKGFISQLLPNVFKSHAWGILHTLLEMFSYRMHHIQPHYRVQLLSHLHNLAAVPQTNQNQLHLCVESTALRLITALGSSEVQPQFTRFLNDPKTVLSAESEELNRALILTLARATHVTDFFTGSDSIHGTWCKDILQTIMAFTPHNWASHTLSCFPAPLQAFFKQNNVPQESRFNLKKNVEEEYRKWKSMANENDIITHFSMQGSPPLFLCLLWKMLLETDHINQIGFRVLERIGARALVAHVRTFADFLVYEFSTSAGGQQLNKCIEILNDMVWKYNIVTLDRLILCLAMRSHEGNEAQVCYFIIQLLLLKPNDFRNRVNDFVKENAPEHWLQSDWHNKHMSYHKKYPEKLYFEGLADQVNPPMQLQHQYLPIYFGNVCLRFLPVFDIVIHRFLELLPVSKSLETLLDHLGGLYKFHDRPVTYLYNTLHYYERHLRDRTNLKRKLVHAIMSSLKDNRTPGWCLSETYLKFGMNPREDNVWIPDDTYYCKLIGRLVDTMAGKSPGPFPNCDWRFNEFPNPAAHALHVTCVELMALAVPGKDVGNALLNVVLKSQPLVPRENITAWMNAIGLVITALPEPYWIVLHDRIVSVIGSPALTSETEWAGYPFALLDFTACHQSYSEMNCSYVLALAHAVWHHSSIGQLSLIPKFLSETLKPIVQTEFQLLYVYHLVGPFLQRFQQERTRCMLEIGVAFYEMLQAVDQHCQHLSYMDPICDFLYHIKYMYTGDSVKEQVEKIIMTLRPAMKLRLRFITHTSKIETSSSAAAAAAAAAAAAASSSSSSSSAPTASSSTPQPSSSSSSSLSSSAAAASPSSTQHTHTPM from the exons ATGGCGCTTTCGATGGAAACGCAGCTCCAGAGCATCTTTGAGGATGTTGTG aaAACTGAGATAATAGAAGAGGCCTTTGCTGG gatGTTTATGGACACTCCAGAGGATGAGAGGACGAAACTGATCAGTTGTCTTGGAGCCTTCAGACAATACTGGGGAACGCTACCACAg GAGTCCCATGAACAGTGTGTGCAGTGGATCGTGCGGTTTATACACAGCCAGCACAGCCCCAAAAGAATCTCCTTCCTCTACGACTGTCTCGCGATGGCTGTGGAGACCAGTCTGTTGCCGCCCAg GATGGTGTGTGTCGCCCTGATAAGCTCAGACAATTTGGAGTGGGAGAGGACTCAGTTGTGGGCCTTAACTTTCAAACTGATTCGAAAGATCATCGGAGGGGTGGACTACAAG ggtgTTCGAGACCTGTTGAAAGCTGTACTGGATAAAATTCAGACCATTCCTACCACTATCAGCTCAGCTGTAGTACAACAGCTGCTGGCTGGCAGAGAG GTGGTAGAGTATATACTGGACAGAAACGCCTGCCTGCTCCCAGCCTACTTCGCCGTCACAGAAATCAGAAAACTGTATCCAGAGGGACAACTGTCACACTGG CTGCTAGGCAGTTTGATATCAGATTTTGTGGACAGCTTCAGACCCACAGCCAGAATCAACTCTATTTGTG gtcGGTGCAGCCTGTTACCGGTCGTGAATAACAGCGGGGCCATCTGTAACTCCTGGAAATTAGACCCCACTACCCTCCGCTTCCCTCTGAGAGGCATGCTGCCATTTGACAAG GACCTGTTTGAGCCACAGACGGGTTTGCTGCGCTACGTGTTAGAACAGCCGTACTCTAGAGAGATGGTCTGCAACATGTTAGGACTCAACAAGCAG CATAAGCAACGCTGCCCCGTGTTGGAGGAGCAGCTGGTGGACCTGGTGGTCTACGCCATGGAGCGCTCGGAGACCGAGGAACACTTTGACGCAGACATTGGAGGAACTAGCCAGTTGCTGTGGCAGCACCTCTCCTCCCAGCTCATCTTCTTTGTGTTGTTTCAGTTTGCCAGCTTCCCACACATGGTGCTGTCGTTGCATCAGAAG CTTGCAGGTAGAGGTCTTATTAAAGGGAGAGACCACCTGATGTGGGTCTTGCTGCAGTTCATATCAGGAAGCATTCAGAAGAACGCCTTAGCCGACTTCCTGCCTGTCATGAAGCTCTTTGACCTGCTGTACCCAGAAAAAGAG tGCATTCCAGTTCCTGACATTAACAAGCCCCAGTCGACTCATTCCTTCGCCATGACGTGCATCTGGATCCACCTGAACCGCAAAGCTCAGAACGACAACTCTAAACTACAAATACCCATACCGCACTCTCTGAAACTACACCACGA GTTTCTCCAGCAGTCGTTGCGTAACAAGACCCTGGGCATGTCCGACTATAAGATCGCCCTGCTCTGTAATGCCTACAGCACCAACTCTGAGTGCTTCACACTGCCGATGGGCGTCCTGGTAGAGACCATCTACGGAAACGGAAATATGAGGATCAACCTGCCCGGCACCAACTGTATGGCATCAGGATCTGTCACCCCGCTACCCATGAACCTGCTGGACTCACTCACTGTACATGCGAAGATGAG TTTGATCCATAGTATCGCCACGCGGGTCATAAAGTTGGCCCATGCTAAATCCAGCATCGCCCTGGCCCCTGCGCTGGTCGAAACATACAGCAGACTGTTGGTCTACATGGAGATCGAGTCCTTGGGCATCAAAGGATTCATCA GCCAGTTGTTGCCCAACGTGTTTAAGTCTCACGCTTGGGGAATCCTTCACACGTTACTGGAGATGTTCAGCTACAGGATGCATCACATCCAGCCGCACTACAGAGTCCAGCTACTGAGTCATCTACACAATCTGGCTGCCGTGCCCCAGACCAACCAGAACCAGCTGCATCTATG TGTCGAGAGCACAGCTTTGCGTTTGATCACAGCGTTGGGTAGTTCGGAGGTGCAGCCTCAGTTCACTCGCTTCCTCAACGACCCGAAGACGGTTCTGTCGGCCGAGTCTGAAGAGCTGAACCGAGCCCTGATCCTCACCCTGGCCAGAGCCACACACGTCACTG ATTTTTTCACAGGGTCCGACTCCATCCACGGGACTTGGTGTAAAGACATTCTCCAGACCATCATGGCCTTCACACCTCATAACTGGGCTTCACACACCCTGTCCTGCTTCCCTGCTCCACTACAG GCGTTCTTCAAACAGAACAACGTTCCTCAGGAGTCCCGTTTCAACCTGAAGAAGAACGTGGAAGAAGAGTACAGGAAGTGGAAGTCCATGGCCAATGAGAACGACATCATTACCCACTTCTCCATGCAGGGCTCaccccctctcttcctctgtctgctgTGGAAGATGCTGCTAGAGACGGACCACATTAACCAGATAGGCTTCAG GGTCTTGGAGCGTATCGGGGCTCGCGCACTGGTGGCTCACGTGCGCACATTTGCCGACTTCCTCGTCTATGAGTTCTCGACTTCAGCCGGTGGACAGCAGCTCAACAAGTGCATCGAAATACTCAACGACATGGTCTGGAAATACAACATCGTCACCCTGGACAGACTCATCCTGTGTCTG GCGATGCGTAGCCATGAGGGCAATGAGGCACAGGTGTGTTACTTCATaatccagctgctgctgctaaagCCCAACGACTTCAGGAACCGAGTCAACGATTTTGTCAAGGAGAATGCTCCTGAGCACTGGCTGCAGAGTGACTGGCACAACAAGCACATGAGCTACCACAAG AAATACCCAGAGAAGTTGTACTTTGAGGGTCTTGCAGACCAAGTCAACCCTCCCATGCAGCTCCAGCATCAGTACCTGCCCATTTACTTCGGCAACGTGTGTCTGCGCTTCCTTCCTGTCTTTGACATCGTCATCCACCGCTTCCTGGAGCTCCTTCCTGTCTCCAAGTCGTTGGAAACACTGCTGGATCATCTGGGAGGGCTGTACAAGTTCCACG accGTCCAGTGACCTACCTCTACAACACCCTTCACTACTACGAGCGacacctgagagacagaacCAACCTGAAGAGAAAACTGGTGCATGCCATCATGTCTTCGTTGAAG GACAACCGAACCCCAGGTTGGTGCCTTAGTGAAACGTATCTGAAGTTTGGCATGAACCCCAGAGAAGACAACGTGTGGATCCCTGACGACACCTACTACTGCAAGCTGATTGGACGTCTGGTGGACA CCATGGCGGGAAAGTCACCTGGCCCGTTCCCCAACTGTGACTGGAGGTTCAACGAGTTCCCCAACCCTGCAGCGCACGCCCTACACGTCACCTGCGTGGAGCTGATGGCTTTGGCCGTGCCGGGAAAAGATGTCGGCAACGCTCTGCTCAATGTGGTGCTAAAGAG CCAACCTCTTGTTCCCAGAGAGAATATCACAGCCTGGATGAACGCCATTGGACTTGTCATCACTGCACTGCCT GAACCCTACTGGATCGTTCTCCACGACCGCATCGTGTCTGTGATTGGATCTCCGGCGCTGACGTCAGAGACGGAGTGGGCCGGCTATCCCTTTGCCTTGCTGGACTTCACAGCCTGCCACCAGAGCTACAGCGAAATGAACTGCAGTTATGTGCTAGCGTTAGCACACGCTGTCTGGCATCACTCATCCATCGGACAGCTGTCTCTGATTCCCAA attTCTGTCAGAAACACTGAAGCCCATCGTCCAGACAGAGTTCCAGTTACTCTACGTGTATCACCTGGTCGGGCCGTTCCTGCAGCGCTTCCAGCAGGAGAGGACACGATGCATGTTGGAG ATCGGCGTGGCCTTCTACGAGATGCTCCAGGCGGTGGACCAACACTGTCAACATCTTAGCTACATGGACCCAATCTGTGACTTCCTCTACCACATCAAATACATGTACACTGGAGATAGTGTGAAGGAGCAG GTGGAGAAAATCATCATGACTCTGCGTCCGGCCATGAAGCTGCGTCTGCGCTTCATCACGCACACCAGCAAGATAGAGACTTCATCATCAGCtgccgctgccgccgccgccgccgccg